Proteins from a single region of Psychrobium sp. MM17-31:
- the ubiA gene encoding 4-hydroxybenzoate octaprenyltransferase → MMSAAKFQGFIQLMRLDKPIGSLLLLWPTYWALWLSADGLPSLDVFIVFTLGVFMMRSAGCVINDFADRKVDGKVKRTAQRPLATGVVSSKEALALFFGLLLASFLLVLTMNSLTIGLSFVAVALATTYPFMKRYTHLPQVVLGAAFGWSIPMAFAAQSNELPTSMWWLFSANLAWTVAYDTYYAMVDRDDDLKLGVKSTAILFGQYDRIAIALLQLTTLGCLIQVGLLESLSAVYYVGLAVMTVLFAIQFIQTKERDRERCFKAFLANNHVGWVLFAAIAIHYLLVGM, encoded by the coding sequence ATGATGTCAGCAGCTAAATTCCAAGGCTTTATTCAGCTAATGAGGTTAGACAAACCCATTGGCTCGCTACTTTTATTATGGCCAACCTACTGGGCGTTGTGGCTAAGTGCAGACGGCCTACCAAGTCTTGATGTTTTTATTGTGTTCACCCTAGGCGTTTTTATGATGCGCTCTGCAGGCTGTGTTATTAATGACTTTGCCGATCGCAAAGTCGATGGCAAGGTGAAACGTACGGCGCAGCGGCCATTAGCGACTGGCGTGGTGTCGAGTAAAGAAGCGTTAGCCTTGTTCTTTGGCTTACTACTCGCATCATTTTTATTGGTGCTAACCATGAACAGTCTGACCATCGGCCTGTCTTTTGTCGCTGTAGCACTGGCAACCACCTACCCATTCATGAAGCGTTACACGCATTTGCCTCAAGTCGTCCTTGGCGCCGCATTTGGCTGGTCAATCCCAATGGCCTTTGCTGCGCAAAGCAATGAACTACCAACCAGTATGTGGTGGCTATTTAGTGCTAATCTCGCGTGGACAGTCGCTTATGACACCTATTATGCAATGGTAGACCGCGATGATGATTTAAAGCTCGGCGTAAAATCGACTGCGATTTTGTTTGGCCAATACGATCGTATTGCCATTGCGTTACTCCAACTCACCACCTTAGGCTGCTTGATTCAAGTAGGTTTATTAGAGAGTTTATCCGCAGTTTATTACGTTGGCCTCGCTGTAATGACCGTGCTGTTCGCAATTCAGTTTATACAAACCAAAGAGCGCGATCGAGAGCGGTGTTTTAAAGCATTTTTAGCCAATAACCATGTTGGCTGGGTACTGTTCGCAGCGATAGCCATTCATTATTTGCTGGTGGGAATGTGA
- a CDS encoding flagellar basal body-associated protein FliL gives MSLLFVFTVALSQQSRAEGGEDTYAYYGFEPDITTNFISDGSKLGFIRITLEIMVKSPDHVSIIEHHAPLLRAKVVEILGEQREEKIKSPAGKSEIRDICLEEVNKLLKEETGQELAVSLLFTKYIYM, from the coding sequence TTGAGCTTATTATTTGTATTTACCGTGGCATTAAGCCAGCAAAGTCGCGCCGAAGGTGGCGAAGACACCTATGCTTATTACGGATTTGAACCTGATATCACCACCAACTTTATCAGTGATGGCAGCAAGCTGGGCTTTATAAGAATTACCTTAGAAATTATGGTGAAAAGTCCTGATCACGTTTCAATTATTGAACACCATGCACCTTTATTGCGTGCCAAAGTTGTTGAGATTTTAGGTGAACAACGCGAAGAAAAAATTAAATCGCCTGCTGGTAAAAGTGAGATTCGCGATATATGCCTTGAAGAGGTCAATAAATTGCTGAAAGAAGAAACTGGACAAGAGCTAGCTGTTAGTTTGCTATTTACTAAGTATATTTATATGTAA
- the ubiD gene encoding 4-hydroxy-3-polyprenylbenzoate decarboxylase yields MKYKDLRDFITQLEKLGQLKRITKEIDPYLEMTEIGDRTLRAQGPALLFENVKGHTTPVLANLFGTPERVALAMGQTSTEALREVGELMAKLKEPEPPKGLKDAWDQLPMYKQVLNMPTKRLKKAPCQDIVMEGDDVDLTKLPIQHCWPGDVAPLVTWGLTITRGPHKERQNLGIYRQQLLGKNKLIMRWLSHRGGALDFQEFQQTNPGERYPVSVALGADPATIIGAVTPVPDTLSEYAFAGLLRGSRSEVVKCLSNDLEVPASAEYVLEGYLEPGEMAPEGPYGDHTGYYNEVEEFPVFTVTHITHRKDPIYHSTYTGRPPDEPAILGVALNEVFVPILKKQFPEIVDFYLPPEGCSYRMAVVTIKKQYPGHAKRVMMGVWSFLRQFMYTKFVIVCDDDVNARSWDDVIWAITTRMDPARDTTMIENTPIDYLDFASPVAGLGSKMGLDATNKWQGETDREWGEPIVMTQEVKDRVDDIWDELAIFPKEK; encoded by the coding sequence ATGAAATACAAAGATCTACGTGACTTCATCACGCAGCTAGAAAAACTAGGTCAACTAAAAAGAATCACTAAAGAAATTGATCCTTACCTAGAAATGACTGAAATTGGCGACCGTACCCTACGCGCCCAAGGTCCAGCATTATTATTTGAAAACGTCAAAGGCCATACCACACCTGTATTAGCCAACCTATTCGGTACACCAGAACGTGTAGCCCTTGCGATGGGACAAACATCGACTGAGGCATTACGTGAAGTGGGTGAATTGATGGCGAAACTTAAAGAGCCAGAGCCGCCGAAAGGCTTAAAGGACGCGTGGGATCAGCTGCCGATGTACAAACAAGTACTAAACATGCCGACTAAGCGCCTGAAAAAAGCCCCTTGTCAGGACATCGTGATGGAAGGCGATGATGTTGATTTAACAAAACTACCTATTCAGCATTGCTGGCCGGGGGATGTTGCACCGTTAGTCACTTGGGGCTTAACCATTACTCGTGGCCCTCACAAAGAGCGTCAGAACCTCGGTATTTACCGTCAGCAATTGCTTGGTAAAAACAAATTAATTATGCGTTGGTTATCGCATCGCGGTGGTGCGTTAGATTTCCAAGAATTCCAACAAACAAATCCCGGTGAACGCTATCCTGTTTCTGTTGCCTTAGGTGCCGATCCTGCAACGATCATCGGCGCGGTAACGCCTGTACCTGATACGCTATCTGAATATGCCTTTGCCGGACTACTACGTGGCAGTCGCAGCGAAGTGGTTAAGTGTTTAAGCAATGATTTAGAAGTGCCAGCCAGTGCCGAATATGTACTTGAAGGCTATCTAGAGCCAGGTGAGATGGCGCCAGAAGGGCCCTATGGCGATCACACAGGTTATTACAACGAAGTAGAAGAGTTTCCGGTATTTACCGTCACTCATATTACCCATCGTAAAGATCCGATTTATCACAGTACTTACACTGGCCGTCCACCTGATGAGCCAGCGATTTTAGGCGTTGCCCTAAACGAAGTATTCGTGCCGATTTTAAAGAAACAATTCCCTGAGATTGTTGATTTTTATCTGCCACCAGAAGGCTGTTCATACCGCATGGCGGTGGTGACTATTAAGAAGCAATATCCAGGTCATGCCAAACGCGTGATGATGGGTGTGTGGTCGTTCTTACGCCAGTTCATGTATACCAAGTTCGTGATTGTGTGTGACGACGACGTAAACGCCCGTAGCTGGGATGATGTGATTTGGGCCATTACCACCCGTATGGATCCAGCTCGTGATACCACTATGATCGAAAACACGCCAATCGACTATCTCGACTTTGCCTCACCAGTGGCTGGTCTTGGCTCTAAGATGGGTCTAGATGCCACCAACAAATGGCAAGGTGAAACAGATCGCGAATGGGGCGAGCCGATAGTCATGACGCAAGAAGTGAAAGATCGCGTCGACGATATCTGGGATGAGTTAGCGATCTTCCCCAAAGAAAAGTAG
- a CDS encoding DUF962 domain-containing protein, translating into MEQRYQSFSEFYPFYLSQHQHPTCRRLHFIGSALILIVLGYILYSQHFIWLISLPIIGYGFAWVGHFAFEKNRPATFTYPLWSLMGDWKMFWQILTRQL; encoded by the coding sequence ATGGAACAACGTTATCAGAGTTTTAGTGAGTTTTATCCCTTTTATCTTTCCCAGCATCAGCATCCAACATGCCGTCGATTACACTTTATTGGCAGCGCATTAATCCTAATTGTCTTAGGCTATATCCTTTACTCACAGCACTTTATTTGGCTCATTAGTCTGCCAATTATCGGCTATGGTTTCGCGTGGGTCGGCCACTTTGCTTTTGAGAAAAATAGACCAGCCACTTTCACCTATCCACTGTGGAGTCTAATGGGTGACTGGAAGATGTTCTGGCAGATTCTTACCCGTCAGCTTTAA
- a CDS encoding chorismate lyase — protein MTSIPQAPSKSCTKIVPNYHSITMPFKRGLTAHWLDAQCENLPALSEPLSNWLFDSASLTKRLVNHSNHFEVIVLNQSQSQLSPQEQELFASGDIACREVLLVCDEQAQVYARTLIPRETLNHANEQLATLGNTSLGEILFSDPSMRRSTIEVCQFNDLSPLAMMSQQLLLPSQQTIWGRRSMFYLQDLPLCVVEFFLPASYAYSKNLL, from the coding sequence GTGACTTCAATACCACAAGCACCGTCAAAATCTTGTACTAAGATAGTGCCTAATTATCATTCAATTACTATGCCATTCAAGCGCGGTTTGACCGCTCATTGGTTAGACGCTCAATGCGAAAACCTACCAGCGTTAAGCGAACCATTAAGCAACTGGCTATTTGATAGTGCTTCGCTAACCAAGCGCCTTGTCAATCACAGTAATCATTTTGAAGTTATCGTGCTGAATCAGTCGCAATCTCAGTTATCCCCTCAAGAGCAAGAGCTCTTTGCCTCTGGGGATATTGCATGCCGAGAAGTTTTGCTGGTGTGCGATGAGCAAGCGCAAGTGTACGCGCGCACGCTGATCCCTCGCGAGACGCTCAATCACGCCAACGAGCAATTAGCGACTCTAGGTAATACATCACTTGGTGAGATTTTGTTTAGCGATCCAAGCATGCGCCGCAGCACCATCGAAGTGTGCCAATTTAACGATTTATCGCCGCTTGCCATGATGAGTCAGCAGTTATTGTTACCGTCTCAGCAAACTATTTGGGGCCGTCGTTCGATGTTTTACCTCCAAGATCTGCCGCTATGCGTCGTCGAATTTTTTCTTCCCGCCAGTTACGCTTATTCAAAGAACTTATTATGA
- a CDS encoding rhomboid family intramembrane serine protease — MKYIGSVDNIRLAQAFVDYANTIQLNCSYEYDEDNATYIIQLADVEKLELADSIFEEFSLDPTNDKYWMSSWHSNKTSDSLTNYWYAGRSRFSLSSILDISGIITSTVALACVFLFVIESYFSQSFINNLFIVNKGETLNLSEPWRLITPSFLHFDFYQLIINITIWVIFAGQIERKHSSWKLLNLFLVSAIISNLVQFNTMEYFGGIAGVVYAVIAYSWLSGKITPSGNLNLDNSLFIFYLVWLVCCYFGIFGLQNTTPMLISGLITGLLMALVQKEDIKKPL, encoded by the coding sequence ATGAAATATATAGGCTCTGTAGACAATATAAGATTAGCCCAAGCCTTTGTCGATTACGCAAACACCATACAGTTGAATTGTAGTTATGAATACGACGAAGACAATGCTACATACATTATACAACTAGCTGATGTAGAGAAATTAGAACTCGCAGATTCAATCTTTGAAGAGTTTTCGCTAGATCCAACAAACGATAAATACTGGATGTCATCTTGGCATTCAAATAAAACTAGTGACTCTTTAACTAACTATTGGTATGCAGGACGGTCGAGGTTTTCTCTCAGTTCTATTCTTGATATAAGTGGAATAATAACCTCTACAGTCGCGCTCGCCTGTGTATTTTTATTTGTAATTGAATCGTATTTTAGCCAATCTTTTATCAATAATTTATTTATTGTGAATAAAGGCGAAACTTTAAATTTATCCGAGCCGTGGCGCCTGATAACTCCTTCATTTCTTCACTTTGACTTTTATCAATTGATAATCAATATAACTATATGGGTCATTTTCGCAGGGCAAATCGAAAGAAAGCACTCATCTTGGAAACTATTAAATTTATTCTTAGTTTCCGCCATCATTTCTAACCTTGTTCAGTTTAATACAATGGAATATTTTGGCGGTATTGCAGGTGTTGTTTATGCCGTAATAGCCTACAGCTGGTTATCTGGAAAAATCACACCTTCCGGAAACCTTAATCTGGATAATAGCTTATTTATTTTCTATCTAGTTTGGCTAGTGTGCTGCTATTTCGGGATATTTGGACTGCAAAATACCACTCCAATGCTAATTAGTGGATTAATCACTGGATTATTAATGGCACTTGTGCAGAAAGAGGACATTAAAAAGCCCTTATAG
- the fre gene encoding NAD(P)H-flavin reductase: MSEINCQVVKLEPFNDSVFHVVLRPEQPFSFEAGQYLMVKMSDDDKRPFSIASAPSDGELIELHIGASELQSYPMQVIDRMKENGEITILAPHGEAQLDNSNERPILLVAGGTGFSYVRSIVRELMATEDKRDVTVYWGCQAVEHMYLFDEMQALADVHDKITFIPVVENTPENWNGGEGQVHKAVMKDISDLSAYEIYAAGRFEMVGVVRDAFLTQGMNIENMHGDALPYLK; encoded by the coding sequence ATGTCAGAAATCAACTGTCAGGTTGTTAAATTAGAACCTTTTAACGACAGCGTATTCCACGTTGTATTACGTCCAGAGCAGCCGTTTAGCTTCGAGGCTGGTCAATACCTCATGGTAAAGATGTCTGACGACGACAAACGCCCATTTTCGATTGCTAGCGCGCCAAGTGATGGCGAACTAATCGAACTACACATTGGCGCATCGGAGCTGCAAAGCTACCCAATGCAAGTTATCGATCGCATGAAAGAAAATGGCGAAATTACTATTCTTGCGCCACACGGCGAAGCCCAGCTAGACAACAGCAACGAACGTCCAATTTTATTAGTGGCTGGCGGCACAGGTTTTAGCTACGTACGCTCTATCGTACGTGAGTTAATGGCAACCGAAGACAAGCGCGACGTTACCGTATACTGGGGCTGTCAAGCGGTTGAGCACATGTACTTATTCGACGAAATGCAAGCATTAGCCGATGTACACGACAAGATAACTTTTATTCCTGTTGTTGAAAACACACCAGAGAATTGGAACGGCGGCGAAGGCCAAGTACACAAAGCGGTAATGAAAGACATTAGCGATTTAAGCGCTTATGAAATCTACGCCGCTGGTCGTTTCGAGATGGTTGGCGTAGTACGCGATGCCTTCTTAACGCAAGGCATGAACATCGAAAACATGCACGGTGACGCACTACCTTACCTAAAATAG
- the plsB gene encoding glycerol-3-phosphate 1-O-acyltransferase PlsB → MSNSLSHWVNVLRWPVRLLVKSKLVPRDPCAELGIDPQKPVIYILKTESVTDLIALERIAKSLGLPNPNTPITIGGKEIPRYFSVYGRMPFIGKAAPQDEKSIAQFSELVHLLRDEKQHDIQLVPVALFWGRKPGNEDSSVKSAVLEDDQASWLRKLMMVLFLGRDNFVRFSQPISMTQMLDGRSSDERIAHKLSRLARFHFYRLAQTMLGPKLVYRNSLDKRIIKSSALAPVMEEYAAQKNLTTEQVHAEVAKLVDEIAANYSERLLRIGDRVLSWLWNKLYKGISISNAERVRQLSQDGEEIIYVPCHRSHMDYLLLSYVIYRQGMAPPHIAAGINLSFWPAGPIFRRGGAFFMRRTFKGNKLYAAVFREYLHQLFNNGYSVKYFTEGGRSRTGRLLNPKTGMVAMTVQGLLRGIERPITLVPVYLGYDHVMEVSTYHGELKGKSKEKESMGQVFKTLRKLKNFGRAYVNFGEPISLNKYLDQNVAEWRDSIDPIELQKPSWLTPTVNDIANRVMTNINNCAAVTSITLTALAVLGVERRAIAKNNLVSQLDWYLDLLRSVPYTDGVTVPEVSGAELLEQAIELDKFTVTNDELGDVISLSASGAVTMTYYRNNILHLFALPSLVAAGLVYKNFTTKAQLQDLVHSLYPLIQNELFLGFEQSDLNDYVDAIVDNLKQAGLIELNDQQISVNSNTKTQLIIMAQHIQETLQRYAIVLKIMQKKPTIERSALSHDSHVLAQRLSNIHGINAPEFFDKNVLSTFITGLKELDYFTGEQDEHNSEEVALLVDTVTGLLRPTVLATIKASLN, encoded by the coding sequence ATGTCGAATTCACTTTCACACTGGGTTAATGTTTTACGCTGGCCAGTGCGTTTATTGGTTAAGAGTAAATTAGTGCCGCGCGATCCTTGTGCAGAACTTGGCATCGATCCTCAAAAACCAGTGATTTATATTCTTAAGACGGAATCAGTTACAGATTTAATCGCCCTTGAGCGCATCGCTAAATCACTTGGACTTCCCAACCCTAATACGCCAATTACCATTGGCGGCAAAGAGATCCCGCGTTATTTTTCTGTCTATGGTCGCATGCCTTTTATCGGTAAAGCCGCCCCGCAAGATGAAAAATCAATCGCTCAATTTAGTGAGTTGGTGCATCTATTAAGAGATGAAAAGCAACATGATATACAGCTGGTTCCTGTCGCACTGTTTTGGGGGCGTAAGCCTGGCAACGAAGATAGTTCGGTAAAATCGGCTGTTTTAGAAGACGATCAAGCGTCATGGCTGCGTAAATTAATGATGGTGCTATTTTTAGGGCGCGATAATTTTGTCCGCTTTAGCCAACCCATTTCAATGACTCAAATGTTAGATGGTCGTAGCAGTGATGAGCGCATTGCTCATAAGTTATCTCGCTTAGCACGCTTTCATTTTTATCGCTTAGCGCAAACCATGCTTGGCCCCAAGTTGGTTTATCGCAATTCATTAGATAAGCGCATTATTAAATCATCAGCATTAGCACCAGTGATGGAAGAGTATGCCGCGCAAAAGAATTTAACCACTGAACAAGTTCATGCCGAAGTGGCTAAGTTGGTGGATGAAATCGCGGCTAATTATTCGGAACGATTGTTGCGAATTGGCGATCGCGTATTGTCTTGGTTGTGGAATAAGCTTTACAAGGGTATCAGCATTTCGAATGCCGAACGGGTGAGGCAATTATCGCAAGACGGTGAAGAAATAATTTATGTGCCTTGTCACCGCAGCCACATGGATTACTTACTACTGAGTTACGTAATTTACCGTCAAGGCATGGCGCCACCGCATATTGCGGCGGGTATTAACTTGAGTTTTTGGCCAGCAGGGCCAATTTTCCGCCGTGGTGGTGCGTTTTTCATGCGCCGTACCTTTAAAGGTAACAAGCTGTATGCGGCAGTATTTAGAGAATATCTCCATCAATTGTTTAACAATGGCTATTCTGTGAAGTACTTTACTGAAGGTGGCCGCTCTCGCACGGGACGCTTGCTCAATCCTAAAACTGGGATGGTGGCAATGACTGTGCAGGGATTATTGCGTGGTATTGAGCGCCCGATTACCTTAGTGCCGGTTTATTTAGGTTATGACCACGTGATGGAAGTGAGTACTTATCACGGCGAATTGAAAGGTAAATCGAAAGAGAAAGAGTCGATGGGGCAAGTATTTAAAACGCTTCGTAAGCTCAAAAATTTCGGTCGTGCTTATGTGAATTTCGGCGAGCCGATTTCTCTCAATAAATACTTAGATCAAAACGTAGCCGAGTGGCGCGATTCCATCGACCCTATTGAACTGCAAAAACCGAGCTGGTTAACACCGACAGTTAATGATATTGCCAATCGGGTGATGACTAACATTAACAACTGTGCAGCAGTTACGTCTATTACGTTAACCGCGCTGGCTGTGCTGGGTGTTGAGCGCCGTGCTATCGCTAAAAACAATCTGGTTAGTCAGCTCGATTGGTATCTAGACTTGTTGCGCAGTGTTCCTTATACCGACGGCGTAACAGTGCCAGAAGTTTCTGGTGCAGAGCTGTTAGAGCAAGCTATCGAGTTAGATAAATTCACTGTCACTAATGACGAACTTGGTGATGTGATAAGCCTGAGCGCTTCTGGTGCTGTCACTATGACCTACTATCGCAACAACATCCTCCATTTGTTTGCGCTACCATCTTTAGTTGCTGCTGGTTTGGTGTATAAAAACTTCACCACCAAAGCGCAGTTACAAGATTTAGTGCATAGTTTATATCCACTGATTCAAAACGAGTTATTCCTCGGTTTCGAGCAATCGGATTTAAATGATTACGTCGATGCTATAGTAGATAACCTGAAGCAAGCGGGACTGATTGAGCTTAATGACCAGCAAATTAGTGTCAATAGTAACACTAAAACACAGTTGATTATTATGGCGCAGCATATTCAAGAGACGCTACAACGCTATGCGATTGTTCTTAAGATCATGCAGAAGAAGCCAACAATAGAGCGTTCGGCGCTAAGCCATGACAGTCATGTGCTAGCGCAGCGTTTATCGAATATTCACGGTATTAACGCCCCTGAGTTTTTCGATAAGAATGTGCTATCTACTTTCATCACTGGGCTTAAAGAGTTGGACTACTTTACTGGCGAGCAAGATGAGCACAATAGCGAAGAAGTTGCACTGCTGGTAGATACTGTAACAGGGCTATTACGACCAACAGTGTTAGCGACGATTAAAGCGAGTTTAAATTAG
- a CDS encoding polysaccharide deacetylase family protein — MRVKQLLFIVLLSLIGAFNAKAVVILQYHHVSDTTPASTSISIEQFTLHMNYLKQQNFKVLPLNEVVDGLKKGKKFAAKTVAITFDDGYLNILTNADPILKANEFPYAIFVAPQEINEGRSNMLSWPQLKELSRQGVLILNHSLKHDHLNRQLENEDVETWKKRIGDDITTAQAMIDEQLGLQPKYLAYPYGEYNTELVSLVKSLDFTAFGQHSGALSKKSDWQTLPRFPASGRYANLKTLKVKLQSMAMPVKKLKNDNPQLDQHTQGNPKRPELIVTLDLSDIYKPTLACYILGERVDVTWIDKSSFSIASNVDLPAGRSRYNCTAQSRTKSGYYWFSQPWINRNEDGSWPEG; from the coding sequence ATGCGTGTTAAGCAGTTGTTATTTATTGTGTTGTTGAGTTTGATTGGCGCTTTTAACGCCAAGGCTGTTGTGATTTTACAATACCATCACGTGAGTGATACGACTCCCGCCTCTACCTCAATTTCTATTGAGCAGTTTACACTGCATATGAATTATTTAAAGCAGCAAAACTTCAAAGTGCTACCGTTAAACGAAGTCGTTGACGGCCTTAAGAAAGGTAAAAAGTTTGCTGCGAAAACTGTCGCTATTACCTTTGATGATGGTTATCTCAATATTTTAACCAACGCCGATCCTATCTTGAAAGCCAATGAGTTTCCTTACGCTATCTTCGTTGCACCGCAGGAAATTAATGAGGGTCGCAGCAATATGCTGTCATGGCCACAGCTAAAAGAACTATCAAGGCAAGGCGTTTTAATTTTGAATCACAGCCTAAAGCATGATCATTTAAATCGCCAGCTAGAGAATGAAGATGTAGAGACGTGGAAAAAGCGAATTGGCGATGACATCACCACAGCGCAAGCTATGATTGATGAGCAATTAGGTCTGCAACCTAAATATCTTGCCTACCCTTATGGTGAATACAATACCGAGTTGGTTTCATTGGTGAAATCGCTAGATTTCACTGCTTTTGGTCAGCATTCAGGCGCGCTATCTAAAAAGTCAGACTGGCAAACCCTACCGCGTTTTCCAGCATCAGGTCGTTATGCCAATTTGAAGACGTTGAAAGTTAAACTACAGAGCATGGCGATGCCTGTTAAGAAGCTTAAAAATGACAACCCACAGCTTGATCAACACACTCAAGGCAACCCTAAGCGTCCTGAGCTTATCGTCACCTTAGATTTATCTGACATCTATAAACCAACCCTTGCCTGCTACATTTTAGGTGAACGCGTCGATGTCACTTGGATTGATAAATCTTCGTTTAGCATTGCCTCTAACGTTGACTTGCCTGCAGGTCGCTCACGCTATAACTGTACTGCACAGAGCCGCACTAAATCAGGTTATTACTGGTTTTCACAACCATGGATTAATCGCAACGAAGACGGCAGCTGGCCCGAGGGATAA
- a CDS encoding MATE family efflux transporter encodes MSIVASIATQRKLLLLALPMILSNITTPLLGMVDTAVIGHLEHPYYLGGIAVGSMIISIIFWLSGFLRMSTTGVIAQANGADNIDDVWRYFFHSSMLALGIASLLLVFHAPLISTILGAMDASDEVAQYAKVYFDIRIFSAPAALLNLVVLGYFVARQQVKWVVYQLFVINVINITLDILLVVYWEWGVAGAATASVIADYCGLAMLMLVLMSQAKQVDWRRLIKPQAAFFNRLLSLNKDIFIRSLALQACLGFVTITGAALGDVTVAANAILLNLFLFASYGLDGFAYAAESLVGEAKGQRDKQRLHQVVMVSGLWSAIVGGLFALVLYAIGNQWIAFLTDLSAVRDYAAEYLPWMIAICAIGWLTFLMDGVYVGLTRSKQMRDSMLLSCVVFFAVWFSFEEWQNHGLWLAFFCFIATRSISLAIDYALFYSSGRMEQELKADG; translated from the coding sequence ATGAGCATTGTCGCCTCCATTGCAACACAGCGCAAGTTATTGCTTTTGGCATTGCCAATGATCTTATCCAATATCACCACGCCACTGCTTGGTATGGTGGACACTGCTGTTATCGGTCATTTAGAACATCCGTATTATCTTGGCGGTATTGCGGTAGGTTCAATGATTATTAGTATCATCTTTTGGCTATCTGGCTTTTTACGGATGTCTACGACAGGCGTTATCGCGCAAGCTAATGGCGCTGACAATATCGATGATGTGTGGCGTTATTTCTTTCATTCCAGCATGCTAGCGTTGGGTATTGCGTCGTTATTACTGGTTTTTCATGCACCACTGATTAGCACTATTTTAGGGGCAATGGATGCGAGTGATGAAGTCGCGCAATACGCTAAAGTGTATTTCGATATTCGAATTTTCTCTGCGCCTGCGGCATTGCTTAATTTAGTGGTATTAGGTTATTTCGTTGCTCGTCAGCAAGTGAAGTGGGTGGTGTATCAGCTATTTGTTATCAACGTGATTAATATTACCCTCGATATTCTGTTGGTGGTGTATTGGGAGTGGGGCGTTGCTGGCGCGGCAACTGCATCGGTGATTGCGGATTACTGCGGCTTAGCGATGCTAATGTTGGTGCTAATGTCACAAGCTAAACAAGTGGATTGGCGCCGATTAATTAAGCCGCAGGCGGCTTTTTTCAACCGTCTGCTTAGCCTTAATAAAGACATTTTTATTCGCTCACTGGCACTGCAAGCTTGTCTTGGTTTTGTCACCATCACAGGCGCTGCGTTAGGCGATGTCACCGTTGCAGCTAACGCTATTCTGCTTAATCTATTTTTATTTGCCTCATACGGTCTCGATGGTTTTGCTTATGCCGCTGAGTCCCTAGTCGGAGAAGCAAAAGGGCAACGGGATAAACAGCGCTTGCATCAGGTGGTGATGGTGAGTGGATTGTGGAGTGCTATTGTCGGTGGCTTGTTCGCACTAGTTTTATATGCCATCGGTAATCAGTGGATCGCTTTTCTTACCGATTTGTCAGCAGTACGCGATTATGCGGCGGAATATTTACCATGGATGATCGCAATTTGCGCTATTGGTTGGTTAACATTTTTGATGGACGGTGTTTATGTTGGGCTGACTCGCAGTAAGCAAATGCGCGATTCTATGTTGCTATCCTGCGTGGTCTTTTTTGCGGTTTGGTTTAGCTTCGAAGAGTGGCAGAATCACGGCTTGTGGCTGGCGTTTTTCTGCTTTATTGCCACACGTTCCATTAGCTTGGCTATCGATTATGCACTGTTTTATAGTAGTGGCAGAATGGAACAAGAGCTTAAAGCTGACGGGTAA